A part of Arachis hypogaea cultivar Tifrunner chromosome 12, arahy.Tifrunner.gnm2.J5K5, whole genome shotgun sequence genomic DNA contains:
- the LOC112727165 gene encoding E3 ubiquitin ligase PQT3-like isoform X1, with translation MAVYYKFKSTRDYDSIPMDGPFISVGTLKEKIFESKHLGRGTDFDLVVTNAQTNEEYLDEAMLIPKNTSVLIRRVPGRPRLPIVIELEQKKVENTAMEVEPENSSLPAEDASAVKYPEDSDWDEFGNDLYAIPDVPPIQSSNLIPEAPPTNKADEESKIKALIDTPALDWQRQGSDFGAGRGFGRGMGGRMGGGRGFGLERKTPPQGYVCHRCKVPGHFIQHCPTNGDPNYDIKRVKQPTGIPRSMLMVNPQGSYALPNGSVAVLKPNEAAFEKEIEGLPSATRSVGDLPPELHCPLCNDVMKDAVLTSKCCFKSFCDKCIRDYVISKSMCICGATNILADDLLPNKTLRDTINRILESGNSSAENAGSTFQVQDMESARCPQLKLPSPTSSAASKGEPKVSLVHEGMTHVPETVDDRKTVSAPAPLQTSEQVKPRMPDVSEATHESMSVKEPASQGSAQLVEEEVQQKMVPAEAGKKKKRKKVHLPANDFQWKTPHDLGAETYMMPMGPAPGYNSYWNGMQPCMEGFMGPYGGPMQMMGYGLGPLDMPFAGGLLHDPFGMQGYMMPVVPPHRDLAAEYGIGMNVPPPVMSREEFEARKADRCRKRENEKLIDRDFSKDRDFGREASSIGDVPMKSKTGLEVVTRVTRMSVSPCAPNKNKHKLLKRKADYHVDCNRECERDHDHNRDQRDHRDRERGHHHRRHHWSESSSRMSSEPLKPPQLHHHLQLQTANRRPVFSAA, from the exons ATGGCGGTGTATTATAAATTTAAGAGTACAAGAGATTATGATTCAATTCCCATGGACGGTCCTTTCATCTCTGTTGGAacattgaaagaaaaaatatttgaatcCAAGCATTTAGGGAGGGGTACTGATTTTGATCTCGTGGTAACCAACGCCCAGACCAATGAAG AATATCTTGATGAAGCAATGCTGATTCCTAAAAATACCTCGGTGTTAATTCGTCGGGTTCCTGGTCGGCCACGTTTACCAATTGTTATTGAACTAGA GCAAAAAAAGGTGGAAAATACGGCTATGGAAGTCGAACCTGAAAACAGCAGCTTACCAGCTGAAGATGCATCTGCTGTAAAATAT CCAGAAGATTCAGATTgggatgaatttggaaatgatttgTATGCGATTCCTGATGTACCACCCATTCAATCAAGCAACTTAATTCCTGAAGCTCCTCCAACCAACAAAGCTGATGAAGAAAGTAAGATAAAGGCTTTGATTGATACTCCTGCCTTGGATTGGCAACG TCAAGGATCGGACTTTGGTGCTGGTAGAGGTTTTGGAAGAGGTATGGGTGGACGGATGGGGGGTGGTCGTGGTTTTG GGCTGGAGCGGAAAACACCTCCTCAAGGCTATGTATGTCACAGGTGCAAGGTTCCTG GCCATTTTATTCAGCACTGCCCTACAAACGGTGATCCAAATTATGACATCAAGAGAGTTAAACAACCTACTGGTATTCCGAGATCCATGCTGATGGTGAACCCACAAGGTTCCTATGCTCTACCAAATGGTTCAGTAGCTGTATTGAAGCCAAATGA GGCTGCTTTTGAGAAAGAAATAGAAGGTTTACCTTCCGCCACACGTTCTGTTGGGGATCTACCACCTGAGCTCCACTGCCCCTTGTGCAATGATGTGATGAAAGATGCTGTGCTGACAAGCAAGTGCTGTTTTAAAAGCTTTTGTGACAAAT GTATTAGGGACTATGTTATCTCCAAGTCCATGTGCATATGTGGTGCAACAAATATTCTTGCAGATGATCTTTTACCAAATAAGACCCTAAGAGATACTATTAATCGTATATTGGAGTCAGGCAATAGCAGTGCTGAAAACGCTGGGAGCACCTTTCAAGTTCAAG ATATGGAGTCTGCTCGTTGTCCACAACTGAAGCTTCCATCTCCAACCTCATCGGCTGCATCTAAGGGAGAACCAAAGGTTTCACTTGTTCATGAAGGAATGACACATGTACCAGAAACTGTTGATGATAGAAAAACAGTTTCTGCTCCAGCTCCATTGCAAACATCAGAGCAAGTGAAGCCCAGAATGCCTGATGTAAGTGAAGCTACACATGAGTCGATGAGTGTAAAGGAACCAGCCTCACAAGGGAGTGCTCAGTTGGTTGAGGAGGAAGTCCAGCAAAAAATGGTTCCTGCTGAGGCAG gaaagaagaaaaaaaggaagaaagtccATTTGCCTGCAAATG ATTTTCAGTGGAAAACCCCACACGACCTTGGGGCTGAGACCTACATGATGCCAATGGGCCCAGCACCTGGTTACAATTCATACTGGAATGGCATGCAACCTTGTATGGAAGGATTTATGGGACCATATGGTGGCCCGATGCAAATGATGGGTTATGGCCTGGGCCCCTTGGACATGCCATTTGCAGGTGGTCTGCTTCATGATCCATTTGGCATGCAGGGTTACATGATGCCTGTTGTTCCACCTCATAG GGATCTTGCTGCTGAGTATGGCATAGGGATGAATGTTCCACCTCCAGTTATGAGTAgagaggagtttgaagctcggAAAGCTGATCGTTGTAGAAAGCGTGAAAATGAGAAACTGATTGATAG GGATTTCTCCAAAGATCGAGATTTTGGTAGGGAAGCGAGCAGTATTGGGGATGTTCCTATGAAATCAAAAACT GGTCTAGAAGTTGTAACAAGGGTAACAAGGATGAGTGTGTCACCTTGTGCGCCAAACAAAAACAAACACAAACTGCTCAAGAGAAAAGCTGACTACCATGTGGATTGTAATCGGGAATGTGAACGTGACCATGATCATAATCGCGACCAGAGAGACCACCGTGATCGAGAAAGAGGCCATCACCACCGTCGCCACCACTGGTCAGAATCCTCTTCCCGGATGTCATCTGAACCACTAAAACCTCCTCAACTGCACCATCATCTGCAGCTGCAGACCGCAAACAGAAGGCCAGTGTTTTCTGCCGCATAA
- the LOC112727165 gene encoding E3 ubiquitin ligase PQT3-like isoform X3 produces the protein MAVYYKFKSTRDYDSIPMDGPFISVGTLKEKIFESKHLGRGTDFDLVVTNAQTNEEYLDEAMLIPKNTSVLIRRVPGRPRLPIVIELEQKKVENTAMEVEPENSSLPAEDASAVKYPEDSDWDEFGNDLYAIPDVPPIQSSNLIPEAPPTNKADEESKIKALIDTPALDWQRQGSDFGAGRGFGRGMGGRMGGGRGFGLERKTPPQGYVCHRCKVPGHFIQHCPTNGDPNYDIKRVKQPTGIPRSMLMVNPQGSYALPNGSVAVLKPNEAAFEKEIEGLPSATRSVGDLPPELHCPLCNDVMKDAVLTSKCCFKSFCDKCIRDYVISKSMCICGATNILADDLLPNKTLRDTINRILESGNSSAENAGSTFQVQDMESARCPQLKLPSPTSSAASKGEPKVSLVHEGMTHVPETVDDRKTVSAPAPLQTSEQVKPRMPDVSEATHESMSVKEPASQGSAQLVEEEVQQKMVPAEAGKKKKRKKVHLPANDFQWKTPHDLGAETYMMPMGPAPGYNSYWNGMQPCMEGFMGPYGGPMQMMGYGLGPLDMPFAGGLLHDPFGMQGYMMPVVPPHRDLAAEYGIGMNVPPPVMSREEFEARKADRCRKRENEKLIDRV, from the exons ATGGCGGTGTATTATAAATTTAAGAGTACAAGAGATTATGATTCAATTCCCATGGACGGTCCTTTCATCTCTGTTGGAacattgaaagaaaaaatatttgaatcCAAGCATTTAGGGAGGGGTACTGATTTTGATCTCGTGGTAACCAACGCCCAGACCAATGAAG AATATCTTGATGAAGCAATGCTGATTCCTAAAAATACCTCGGTGTTAATTCGTCGGGTTCCTGGTCGGCCACGTTTACCAATTGTTATTGAACTAGA GCAAAAAAAGGTGGAAAATACGGCTATGGAAGTCGAACCTGAAAACAGCAGCTTACCAGCTGAAGATGCATCTGCTGTAAAATAT CCAGAAGATTCAGATTgggatgaatttggaaatgatttgTATGCGATTCCTGATGTACCACCCATTCAATCAAGCAACTTAATTCCTGAAGCTCCTCCAACCAACAAAGCTGATGAAGAAAGTAAGATAAAGGCTTTGATTGATACTCCTGCCTTGGATTGGCAACG TCAAGGATCGGACTTTGGTGCTGGTAGAGGTTTTGGAAGAGGTATGGGTGGACGGATGGGGGGTGGTCGTGGTTTTG GGCTGGAGCGGAAAACACCTCCTCAAGGCTATGTATGTCACAGGTGCAAGGTTCCTG GCCATTTTATTCAGCACTGCCCTACAAACGGTGATCCAAATTATGACATCAAGAGAGTTAAACAACCTACTGGTATTCCGAGATCCATGCTGATGGTGAACCCACAAGGTTCCTATGCTCTACCAAATGGTTCAGTAGCTGTATTGAAGCCAAATGA GGCTGCTTTTGAGAAAGAAATAGAAGGTTTACCTTCCGCCACACGTTCTGTTGGGGATCTACCACCTGAGCTCCACTGCCCCTTGTGCAATGATGTGATGAAAGATGCTGTGCTGACAAGCAAGTGCTGTTTTAAAAGCTTTTGTGACAAAT GTATTAGGGACTATGTTATCTCCAAGTCCATGTGCATATGTGGTGCAACAAATATTCTTGCAGATGATCTTTTACCAAATAAGACCCTAAGAGATACTATTAATCGTATATTGGAGTCAGGCAATAGCAGTGCTGAAAACGCTGGGAGCACCTTTCAAGTTCAAG ATATGGAGTCTGCTCGTTGTCCACAACTGAAGCTTCCATCTCCAACCTCATCGGCTGCATCTAAGGGAGAACCAAAGGTTTCACTTGTTCATGAAGGAATGACACATGTACCAGAAACTGTTGATGATAGAAAAACAGTTTCTGCTCCAGCTCCATTGCAAACATCAGAGCAAGTGAAGCCCAGAATGCCTGATGTAAGTGAAGCTACACATGAGTCGATGAGTGTAAAGGAACCAGCCTCACAAGGGAGTGCTCAGTTGGTTGAGGAGGAAGTCCAGCAAAAAATGGTTCCTGCTGAGGCAG gaaagaagaaaaaaaggaagaaagtccATTTGCCTGCAAATG ATTTTCAGTGGAAAACCCCACACGACCTTGGGGCTGAGACCTACATGATGCCAATGGGCCCAGCACCTGGTTACAATTCATACTGGAATGGCATGCAACCTTGTATGGAAGGATTTATGGGACCATATGGTGGCCCGATGCAAATGATGGGTTATGGCCTGGGCCCCTTGGACATGCCATTTGCAGGTGGTCTGCTTCATGATCCATTTGGCATGCAGGGTTACATGATGCCTGTTGTTCCACCTCATAG GGATCTTGCTGCTGAGTATGGCATAGGGATGAATGTTCCACCTCCAGTTATGAGTAgagaggagtttgaagctcggAAAGCTGATCGTTGTAGAAAGCGTGAAAATGAGAAACTGATTGATAG GGTCTAG
- the LOC112727165 gene encoding E3 ubiquitin ligase PQT3-like isoform X2, translating into MLIPKNTSVLIRRVPGRPRLPIVIELEQKKVENTAMEVEPENSSLPAEDASAVKYPEDSDWDEFGNDLYAIPDVPPIQSSNLIPEAPPTNKADEESKIKALIDTPALDWQRQGSDFGAGRGFGRGMGGRMGGGRGFGLERKTPPQGYVCHRCKVPGHFIQHCPTNGDPNYDIKRVKQPTGIPRSMLMVNPQGSYALPNGSVAVLKPNEAAFEKEIEGLPSATRSVGDLPPELHCPLCNDVMKDAVLTSKCCFKSFCDKCIRDYVISKSMCICGATNILADDLLPNKTLRDTINRILESGNSSAENAGSTFQVQDMESARCPQLKLPSPTSSAASKGEPKVSLVHEGMTHVPETVDDRKTVSAPAPLQTSEQVKPRMPDVSEATHESMSVKEPASQGSAQLVEEEVQQKMVPAEAGKKKKRKKVHLPANDFQWKTPHDLGAETYMMPMGPAPGYNSYWNGMQPCMEGFMGPYGGPMQMMGYGLGPLDMPFAGGLLHDPFGMQGYMMPVVPPHRDLAAEYGIGMNVPPPVMSREEFEARKADRCRKRENEKLIDRDFSKDRDFGREASSIGDVPMKSKTGLEVVTRVTRMSVSPCAPNKNKHKLLKRKADYHVDCNRECERDHDHNRDQRDHRDRERGHHHRRHHWSESSSRMSSEPLKPPQLHHHLQLQTANRRPVFSAA; encoded by the exons ATGCTGATTCCTAAAAATACCTCGGTGTTAATTCGTCGGGTTCCTGGTCGGCCACGTTTACCAATTGTTATTGAACTAGA GCAAAAAAAGGTGGAAAATACGGCTATGGAAGTCGAACCTGAAAACAGCAGCTTACCAGCTGAAGATGCATCTGCTGTAAAATAT CCAGAAGATTCAGATTgggatgaatttggaaatgatttgTATGCGATTCCTGATGTACCACCCATTCAATCAAGCAACTTAATTCCTGAAGCTCCTCCAACCAACAAAGCTGATGAAGAAAGTAAGATAAAGGCTTTGATTGATACTCCTGCCTTGGATTGGCAACG TCAAGGATCGGACTTTGGTGCTGGTAGAGGTTTTGGAAGAGGTATGGGTGGACGGATGGGGGGTGGTCGTGGTTTTG GGCTGGAGCGGAAAACACCTCCTCAAGGCTATGTATGTCACAGGTGCAAGGTTCCTG GCCATTTTATTCAGCACTGCCCTACAAACGGTGATCCAAATTATGACATCAAGAGAGTTAAACAACCTACTGGTATTCCGAGATCCATGCTGATGGTGAACCCACAAGGTTCCTATGCTCTACCAAATGGTTCAGTAGCTGTATTGAAGCCAAATGA GGCTGCTTTTGAGAAAGAAATAGAAGGTTTACCTTCCGCCACACGTTCTGTTGGGGATCTACCACCTGAGCTCCACTGCCCCTTGTGCAATGATGTGATGAAAGATGCTGTGCTGACAAGCAAGTGCTGTTTTAAAAGCTTTTGTGACAAAT GTATTAGGGACTATGTTATCTCCAAGTCCATGTGCATATGTGGTGCAACAAATATTCTTGCAGATGATCTTTTACCAAATAAGACCCTAAGAGATACTATTAATCGTATATTGGAGTCAGGCAATAGCAGTGCTGAAAACGCTGGGAGCACCTTTCAAGTTCAAG ATATGGAGTCTGCTCGTTGTCCACAACTGAAGCTTCCATCTCCAACCTCATCGGCTGCATCTAAGGGAGAACCAAAGGTTTCACTTGTTCATGAAGGAATGACACATGTACCAGAAACTGTTGATGATAGAAAAACAGTTTCTGCTCCAGCTCCATTGCAAACATCAGAGCAAGTGAAGCCCAGAATGCCTGATGTAAGTGAAGCTACACATGAGTCGATGAGTGTAAAGGAACCAGCCTCACAAGGGAGTGCTCAGTTGGTTGAGGAGGAAGTCCAGCAAAAAATGGTTCCTGCTGAGGCAG gaaagaagaaaaaaaggaagaaagtccATTTGCCTGCAAATG ATTTTCAGTGGAAAACCCCACACGACCTTGGGGCTGAGACCTACATGATGCCAATGGGCCCAGCACCTGGTTACAATTCATACTGGAATGGCATGCAACCTTGTATGGAAGGATTTATGGGACCATATGGTGGCCCGATGCAAATGATGGGTTATGGCCTGGGCCCCTTGGACATGCCATTTGCAGGTGGTCTGCTTCATGATCCATTTGGCATGCAGGGTTACATGATGCCTGTTGTTCCACCTCATAG GGATCTTGCTGCTGAGTATGGCATAGGGATGAATGTTCCACCTCCAGTTATGAGTAgagaggagtttgaagctcggAAAGCTGATCGTTGTAGAAAGCGTGAAAATGAGAAACTGATTGATAG GGATTTCTCCAAAGATCGAGATTTTGGTAGGGAAGCGAGCAGTATTGGGGATGTTCCTATGAAATCAAAAACT GGTCTAGAAGTTGTAACAAGGGTAACAAGGATGAGTGTGTCACCTTGTGCGCCAAACAAAAACAAACACAAACTGCTCAAGAGAAAAGCTGACTACCATGTGGATTGTAATCGGGAATGTGAACGTGACCATGATCATAATCGCGACCAGAGAGACCACCGTGATCGAGAAAGAGGCCATCACCACCGTCGCCACCACTGGTCAGAATCCTCTTCCCGGATGTCATCTGAACCACTAAAACCTCCTCAACTGCACCATCATCTGCAGCTGCAGACCGCAAACAGAAGGCCAGTGTTTTCTGCCGCATAA